A window of Akkermansiaceae bacterium contains these coding sequences:
- a CDS encoding nucleotidyl transferase AbiEii/AbiGii toxin family protein, with product MSLFDTLVDEALRSREDLHVLRPVVEKELLHHDILREMSGAGLLGGLTFIGGTCLRACYGSMRLSEDLDFTGGVDFNREDLATLGDVLVERLKTRYGLPVSVGEPVKEDGNVSTWKMTVETRPGLRHMPAQRIHLDICAIPSHDRRPMMLRNLYGVDLGTSGLILQAQSREEILADKVVALAFRENRVKNRDLWDMAWLSQQGVELPQELIPVKVADHGRGLDEFKSRLEDRTKALKRDAEMQKDFVVEMRRFLPVSTVIETVERSDYWEYLTNVISDLGGRAMA from the coding sequence ATGAGTTTGTTTGATACATTAGTGGACGAGGCTTTGAGATCTCGTGAGGATTTGCATGTGTTGCGTCCGGTGGTGGAGAAGGAATTGCTGCATCACGATATCTTGCGCGAAATGAGTGGCGCTGGTTTGTTAGGTGGTCTGACATTTATCGGCGGCACCTGTTTGCGGGCCTGTTATGGGTCGATGCGACTTAGCGAGGATCTAGATTTTACGGGTGGGGTGGATTTTAACCGGGAAGACCTGGCTACGCTTGGAGATGTGTTAGTAGAAAGGTTGAAGACTCGTTACGGGTTACCCGTCAGCGTGGGCGAGCCAGTGAAGGAGGATGGAAATGTCTCAACCTGGAAAATGACGGTGGAAACGAGGCCTGGACTGAGGCACATGCCGGCTCAACGGATTCATCTGGATATTTGTGCGATTCCCAGCCACGACCGCCGACCGATGATGCTCAGGAATTTGTATGGCGTCGATTTAGGCACCTCTGGGCTGATTTTACAGGCTCAGAGCAGAGAGGAAATTTTGGCTGATAAGGTCGTGGCATTGGCTTTCAGAGAGAATCGAGTCAAGAACCGTGACTTGTGGGACATGGCATGGCTTTCCCAGCAAGGAGTGGAGCTGCCGCAAGAGTTGATCCCCGTTAAAGTGGCGGATCACGGCAGGGGGCTAGACGAGTTTAAAAGTCGGTTGGAAGATCGGACGAAGGCGTTGAAACGTGATGCTGAAATGCAAAAAGACTTCGTAGTAGAAATGCGCCGTTTTCTACCTGTGTCCACTGTGATTGAGACAGTAGAGCGAAGCGATTACTGGGAATATTTGACGAATGTAATCAGTGATTTGGGTGGACGAGCCATGGCGTAA
- the fucU gene encoding L-fucose mutarotase: MLKGISPLLSPELLAVLCRMGHGEEILLADGHFPAHQFNDTVIRADGLSIPDLLDGILPLFELDPYDPAPVITMEAVEGDSLDPKVEGAYAEAIERHSELNPSISRLERFAFYDRVKTAHAVVATGDVNKYANIILKKGVTPV, translated from the coding sequence ATGTTAAAGGGAATTTCACCACTGCTGTCGCCCGAACTGTTAGCTGTCCTGTGCCGTATGGGGCACGGCGAGGAAATCTTGCTGGCTGATGGTCACTTCCCGGCACACCAGTTCAATGACACGGTGATCAGGGCTGACGGATTAAGCATCCCGGATCTACTCGACGGCATCCTGCCGTTATTCGAGCTCGACCCCTATGACCCGGCACCCGTGATTACCATGGAGGCCGTCGAGGGTGACTCGCTTGATCCAAAAGTGGAGGGTGCCTATGCCGAGGCGATTGAAAGGCACAGCGAACTGAATCCATCCATTTCCCGTCTTGAGAGGTTTGCCTTTTATGACCGTGTCAAAACCGCCCACGCCGTGGTTGCCACAGGTGACGTCAACAAATACGCCAACATCATCCTCAAAAAAGGTGTGACGCCTGTTTAG